The Sphingopyxis sp. BE259 nucleotide sequence CCGCCAATCTCGAAACAGCCGGTCGGGTTGATGTGATAGACGGTGTTGGCGGTCAGCAGCTCGGCGGGCAGCACATCGGCGATCACGCCAAGGACATATTTGCGCAGTTCGGTGTATTTCGCTTCGTCGCCGTCGCCGTTGTGGAAGAAATAGCCCGGGGCATGCTGGGTCGATACGACGATCGCGGTCGCTTCGACCGGGCGTTCGTTGGCGTAGCGCAGCGTGACCTGGCTCTTGGCATCGGGTTCGAGGAACGGCGCGGTCCCGGCCTTGCGGTCGGCGGCCATGCGCTCGAGGATCTTGTGGCTGTAATCGAGCGTCGCGGGCATCAGATCGGGGGTCTCGTCCGACGCGTAACCAAACATGATGCCCTGATCGCCGGCGCCTTCGTCCTTGTTCTCGCCAGCATCGACGCCCTGCGCGATATGCGCCGACTGCGGGTGCAGATTGTTTTCGAAGCGGAAGGTCTGCCAGTGGAAACCCGACTGTTCATAGCCGATTTCGCGGACCGTCGCGCGCACCGCGGCTTCGACTTCTTCGGGCACGCCGGGCGCCCAATTGCCGTCCTCGTCCATGATCCCCTTGCCGCGAATCTCGCCTGCCAGCACGACAAGCTGCGTCGTGGTCAGCGTTTCGCAGGCGACGCGCGCTTCGGGATCCTTCGACAGAAACAGGTCGACGATCGAATCGCTGATCTGGTCGGCCACCTTGTCGGGATGTCCCTCGGACACGCTTTCGGAGGTGAAAAGGAAGCTGTTGCGCATGGGGGAGCCTTCTTGAAACGGATATAAAGGATGCTTTATGTGCCGGTGCTGTTAGCGTCCGCGGCGGCGAAAGGCAATGGCCGCCGCGAGCAGCAGCAGCGCAAATCCGACCGGCAGTATATTGCCATGGCGTGCGAACAACGTCGGCGCGTGCGCGGGTGGGATGACGGTATCGATCCGTCCCGCGGCGTGCATCGGCAGCGATTCGCGGATGCGGCCGTCGGCGTCGATCACGGCGCTGATCCCGGTCGGGGTGGCGCGGACGACCGGCAACCCTTCTTCGATCGCGCGCAGCCGCGCCTGTGCCAGATGCTGCGGGGGACCCCAGCCGCCGAACCATGCGTCGTTCGACGGGTTGAAGAGAAAATCGGGCCGGTGGGTGCGGTCGACAACCTGCCCAGAAAAGATGATCTCGTAACAGATTTGCAACCCCGCGCGGCCGAAAGCGCCGAGGTCGATCGTCCGCGGCCCGGGCCCGGGCCAGAAATCGATATCCCCGGGGGCGAGCCGCGACAGGCCGATCGCCGACAGCACCGGGCGCAGCGGCAGATATTCGCCGTAAGGCACCAGATGGGCCTTGTCGTACCGCGGACCCAAGGTGCCGTCGGCGTGGACCGTCATCACCGCATTGCGCGCGCCGACAACATCGCCGGTCTTGTCGAGCTCCAGTTTGAGCGCGCCGAGCAGCATCAGGTCTTGCGGGTTCATCAGGGCAGTGAGCCGCGCCCGCGCGGCGGCTGGCGAGCGGTCGTAATATGGGATCGGATACCCCACCTCGAGATAATCTGGCACCGCGGCCTCGGGCCACAAGATCAGCCGCGGAGTGTCGTCCTTTGGCGCGGTCAGTCGCGCGAGCTTGGCGAAATTGGCGTCGGCCTTGGCACCGACCCATTTGTCGGCCTGGCCGACATTGGGCTGGACGACGGTTATGGGGATGGCTTTGGGTGACGGTGTGTCAGCCGAGTTGAGAGCGGTTTCCGCCACATTGCCGACTGCGCTGGCTTGAGCAAACACCAGCGCCATGCCTAGCATTCCGACCAGCAGACCGCCGAGGATGATCGTCGGAAACGTGCCATCCTTGAGCGACGGACCGAGCGCGCGTCGCCAGGCTGGCAGCCATTGTATGGCTTGTACGAGGATAAATCCGGCCGCCAGCATAACGATGGCCGACATCCCATAAGTGCCAACCAGCCGCGTTGGCGAGAGCATCGGCGTCATCGGCGCGATGATCGCACTCAGTGGGTTCCATGCAAAGCCGGTGAACACCCAGCTACGCAGCCATTCGGTCAGTGTCCACAGCGCGGCGAAGGCGAGGATGAAGGATAACGTCGCCCCCGCGAAGGGTGGCGGGAGGCGCGTGACTCCCGACACGGCCGCAGTCAATCTTTCATCACGCTGCGGCTCCAACGCTCCAGCGGCCCCCGCCTTTGCGGGGGCGACGAATTTGGTAACCGCCCACGCCCCCCACGCCGCCAAGGCCGGATACACGGCGAGATATAGCGCCAGCAGCACCACCGCGATCCACCCCAGCCAAGCGGGCATCGCCGCCTGATAGGTGAACGCAGTTGCGATCCAGTTCAGCCCGACGACGAAATGGCCGACCCCAAATGCCCAGCCGATCCCGAACGTCCGCCATCCCCGCGGGCTACGCGCGACGAGCGTCATCCAGCCCGCGAGCGCGAGCAGGGTTAGCGGCCAGAGATGGAGCGGCGCAAAGCCCGTCGCCGAAACGGCGCCCAGCGTCAGGGCGATCAGCTTGGGCCAGCGGTGGGCGAAAGCGGCGATGCGGGGGGATAGCGCGGTCACGCGCGCTGCTTTAGCCGCGCGCCGCGATGCTCACTAGAGCATATATTTCATCTTGATCGCCTGATGCGTGTCGCCGGTGACGGCGAAGCTCGCCGATTTGAACTTGGGCGCCCCCATGCCGATCGCGGGATTGCGCGAAAAGCCGAAGCCTTCCTTCGGCATGAACAGCGCCATATCCATCTTGTTGTTGCTGTTTTCGTCATGAACGACCGCGACCGCATAGGTGCCATCGGCGGGCGCGGCGACGGTGAAGCGTCCGGCGTTGGCGGCCTTTACCGCCATCCGCACCGATGCCTTATCCTTGCTGCAATCGGGAAACGCCTTGGGGTTGGCGGTCAGGCAGACCAGCACCTGCCCCTTGGTGCTGCGCAGGCCGGTGACGCTGACCTCAACGCTGGGGGTTGGCGGCGGCGCGGCGGCGGTGAGCAGCGGCAAAATCACCAAGCCCAATATCGGTGCCGCAAATCTTGTCCCAGAAACGGAAATAAAGCCCATAATTCCCCCGATACGCGGCGTGATGCTGTTCATGGTGGGTCGCCGTTATCAGCCAGCGCCCGACTGGTCCATGAACAAGCGGGCGCGGAAACATCTCCCAGCCCATATGATTGCCCACCCCCATCACGGTCATGATCGTCAGCACCAGCCCCAGCACCGCGACATGGATCGGGATCAGGAACACCAGTGCGGGAATGACGACGGCGCCGGTGATCGCCTCGACGGGATGAAAGCTCATCGCCGCCCAAGCGGTTGGCGGGCGGCTGTCGTGATGGACGGCGTGGGCGATGCGGAACAGCGCGGGCCGGTGCATCCAGCGGTGGGTCCAGTAAAACCAGGTGTCGTGGAGAAGCAGATAGGCGAGCAGGCTGACCGGCAGATACCACAGCGGCAAGGCGTCGACGTCGGTGTAGATGCGCGTCCAGCCATGGGTCTGCCACCCCCACGCCACGATCCCGGCAGGAATCCCGTATATCGCGGCGCTGGCGAGGCTCCAGCCGATCTCGCGCCGCATTTGCGGCTCCAGTCCCCGATAGAGGCCCGGGTGCTTGAGCCGCGTCGCCAGCGCAAAGCCGCCGCTGCTGAGCAGGTAACGGACGCCGACGATCGCGGTCATTGCCAGTGCTGAGAAAATGATCGCCGCCATGCGACCCCTCTAGCGGGCCGCGCGCGCGGGGGCTAGGGCGAGGCGATGACTGCGGCCGAACCCGATTATTGCGACATTGCCATCGTCGGCGGCGGGTTGGCCGGCGGGCTCGCGGCGTTGGCGCTCGCGGCGAAGCGGCCAAAGCTCGACGTGCGGTTGATCGAACCCGATGCGATCGGCGGCAACCATATCTGGTCCTTTTTCGACAGCGACATCGCCAAGCGCGATCGCTGGCTCGTCGCGCCGCTCGTGCGCTATCATTGGGACCGCTACGACGTCGCCTTTCCGGAGCGCGAACGGCGGGTGCGGATGGGCTACAAGAGCATCACCGGTGAAGCACTCGCCGAAGCGGTGGCCGCAGCGCTGCCGCCGGGGCGGATCATCGCCGACCGGGCCAAGCATGTCGCGCCCGACCATGTGCTGCTGGCGCGCGGCGGGCGACTGTCGGCCAAGCATGTCATCGACGCGCGCGGCACCGGCAAGACGTCGATGCTCGACTGCGGCTGGCAGAAGTTCGTCGGGCAGGCGCTGACCGTCGAGGGCGGGCATGGCATCGAACGGCCGGTGGTGATGGACGCGACGGTCGAGCAGCTCGACGGCTATCGCTTCGTCTACCTGCTGCCCCTTGATGCCGAGACGATCTTTGTCGAGGATACCTATTACAGCAATGACGCGGTGTTGGACGTGGCCGCGGTGCGCGACCGGATCGCGACTTATGCGGCGCGGCGGCAATGGAATGTGACGGCGGTGACGCGCGAGGAAACCGGGGTGCTGCCGGTTGTCGTAGCGGGCGATTTCGAC carries:
- a CDS encoding sterol desaturase family protein, producing the protein MAAIIFSALAMTAIVGVRYLLSSGGFALATRLKHPGLYRGLEPQMRREIGWSLASAAIYGIPAGIVAWGWQTHGWTRIYTDVDALPLWYLPVSLLAYLLLHDTWFYWTHRWMHRPALFRIAHAVHHDSRPPTAWAAMSFHPVEAITGAVVIPALVFLIPIHVAVLGLVLTIMTVMGVGNHMGWEMFPRPLVHGPVGRWLITATHHEQHHAAYRGNYGLYFRFWDKICGTDIGLGDFAAAHRRRAAANPQR
- the lnt gene encoding apolipoprotein N-acyltransferase yields the protein MTALSPRIAAFAHRWPKLIALTLGAVSATGFAPLHLWPLTLLALAGWMTLVARSPRGWRTFGIGWAFGVGHFVVGLNWIATAFTYQAAMPAWLGWIAVVLLALYLAVYPALAAWGAWAVTKFVAPAKAGAAGALEPQRDERLTAAVSGVTRLPPPFAGATLSFILAFAALWTLTEWLRSWVFTGFAWNPLSAIIAPMTPMLSPTRLVGTYGMSAIVMLAAGFILVQAIQWLPAWRRALGPSLKDGTFPTIILGGLLVGMLGMALVFAQASAVGNVAETALNSADTPSPKAIPITVVQPNVGQADKWVGAKADANFAKLARLTAPKDDTPRLILWPEAAVPDYLEVGYPIPYYDRSPAAARARLTALMNPQDLMLLGALKLELDKTGDVVGARNAVMTVHADGTLGPRYDKAHLVPYGEYLPLRPVLSAIGLSRLAPGDIDFWPGPGPRTIDLGAFGRAGLQICYEIIFSGQVVDRTHRPDFLFNPSNDAWFGGWGPPQHLAQARLRAIEEGLPVVRATPTGISAVIDADGRIRESLPMHAAGRIDTVIPPAHAPTLFARHGNILPVGFALLLLAAAIAFRRRGR
- a CDS encoding DUF2141 domain-containing protein, coding for MILPLLTAAAPPPTPSVEVSVTGLRSTKGQVLVCLTANPKAFPDCSKDKASVRMAVKAANAGRFTVAAPADGTYAVAVVHDENSNNKMDMALFMPKEGFGFSRNPAIGMGAPKFKSASFAVTGDTHQAIKMKYML
- the metK gene encoding methionine adenosyltransferase, whose translation is MRNSFLFTSESVSEGHPDKVADQISDSIVDLFLSKDPEARVACETLTTTQLVVLAGEIRGKGIMDEDGNWAPGVPEEVEAAVRATVREIGYEQSGFHWQTFRFENNLHPQSAHIAQGVDAGENKDEGAGDQGIMFGYASDETPDLMPATLDYSHKILERMAADRKAGTAPFLEPDAKSQVTLRYANERPVEATAIVVSTQHAPGYFFHNGDGDEAKYTELRKYVLGVIADVLPAELLTANTVYHINPTGCFEIGGPDGDAGLTGRKIIVDTYGGASPHGGGAFSGKDPTKVDRSAAYVTRYLAKNIVAAGLARRCTIQLSYAIGVAEPLSIYVDLHGTGTVEESRIEAAIPQLVRLTPKGIRTHLGLNKPIYKQTAAYGHFGRTATGDAFPWERTDLTDKLKAALAA
- the crtY gene encoding lycopene beta-cyclase CrtY, with product MTAAEPDYCDIAIVGGGLAGGLAALALAAKRPKLDVRLIEPDAIGGNHIWSFFDSDIAKRDRWLVAPLVRYHWDRYDVAFPERERRVRMGYKSITGEALAEAVAAALPPGRIIADRAKHVAPDHVLLARGGRLSAKHVIDARGTGKTSMLDCGWQKFVGQALTVEGGHGIERPVVMDATVEQLDGYRFVYLLPLDAETIFVEDTYYSNDAVLDVAAVRDRIATYAARRQWNVTAVTREETGVLPVVVAGDFDRLWPAADRVGRIGVRAGVFHAMTGYSLPDAVRTAAALPALIDRGDLGPRLRARAAAAWRRQRFYRMLGAMLFRAADPGERYRIFQRFYGLAPGLIARFYAGRSNAADKLRILAGKPPVSVRRALAALSKLDWK